The following nucleotide sequence is from Aspergillus luchuensis IFO 4308 DNA, chromosome 1, nearly complete sequence.
CAATGACTGCTGTTGCCGCCCTTGGCCAACTTCAAGAGTACTCATTACTACTGTAGTAACACCCTGCTACCCCTACAACTACTTGTATTGTCTGACTGGGAACGATAAGATCGATAATAAACGAGTGAAAAAGGCCGGTGAGGCACTTCAGGGTCTAGCGCAGGAAGGATCACAAAAGACATACAACAGACAGTTTTACAGCGCATCACAACACCGAAGTCGTGAAGTATGAACAATGGGCATGAAATACCCACAGCTTCTTTGTCATAGACACTATGAAATAGGAAGGGCCCATTGATCGATACATAAGGTTACACGCTGAGATTAAGCTTAAGCAGGGGAaatacaaagaaaagaagatatgTAGAATACAAGCGCCAAAGAGCTAATTTACATGGAGATCTCACCCTTCCAGGCAGCTTCCGAGAGacccagcttctccatcagATTCTGCCACCTGGGGccacccctctccttcctccgcaaGTAGCGAAGCAACTTCTGTCTCTTGTGAACAAGTAGACGCAGGTTACGCTTGTTGTGTCGGTCCTTTTTCGTCGTCTGGAGATGTCTAGACAAGTTCATGATCTTTGCCGTGAGAATAGCAACCTGCACTTCCGGAGAGCCAGTATCTGGGCCAACCCGGGGAGTTTTCTCAAGATGAACAGTCGCAGAGTCATGCGATACGCCAGAAGGCTTGGGAGGCAATTCGCTGTCGGTCTTATGCCGGCCAAAGGTCTCAATGCATTTCTGAATATGAAGACGCATGTGGTCCTTCGTGTTTCCGTTGGCGACACTGACAATACGACGGATGGCTTCCTGTGCGTTCCGATGTTCTTGAAGGTGCTTTTCGGCGGCTTCTTTCTCGAGCTGAGGATCAGCAGTGTCGCGATCCGGGTTCCGAATCGGTGATGTCAGGTTCTTCGAGTATTCCAACGCCTCATTGAGACCATCCGGTGTGACGAAGTAATTAAGGTCTGTGTCCTGCAAAGTCGCTTGCGTCTTTCTAAGTTCCTGGATGAAGGGCGTCGGTTCGCTTTGGACGGGGTCGCCGACAGACCCTTCGCGCTCTTGGGCCAGGGCTTTCTGGCGGGAGATGTTGGCGGCCTTGCGTTGACGAGACTGCGCCATTAGGAAAGGGTCATGGCGTCTGCGCTCTCGGGACTCTGTAGACCCAGCTCTCACGGAGGTTTTGGCCGGGTTGAGCGACAATGCGGCAAAGGGAAGCTGCACGGAGGAAGGGCCTGGAATAGCGACAACCCGGTCAGTTACTCGGCGTGATCTGAAGGGGGAGGCAGCAAGACAGTACTTACCAGTGAGGGCCCTCAGGGAGGGCTGAAGTAGAATGAGGGGAGGCATTCTCACGagctggggagggagtgaCCGCAACGATTAACAAATAGCACTTCCGGGCGCCTTCGCATTAAAGGCCGCGGACTCAGATTGGAAGTCTCCAAAATCTCGAGGCCCCGAATTGCGCTAGTCCGCATCGGGACCTGGAGTTGCACGTGATATCCCGGGCGGATCGGAGGCTCTTCCAAGGTAACCCTAGCCCTAAAATTCACAAAGGGCAAGCGAAATTCATCGACCATCTCAAGCGCGGTGCCAAAAGTTCAGCTTCGCGTTCGTCTccccgtcaccaccaccacgacaaGTGCCAGACGATTGATATACTCAAATCGATCTTTGCAATATCAATCGCCCACCATGGCCCCCTCTCAGCTCCCCCCGATCTTCAACCCCACCTCCCAGGACATTGAGATGCTCCTCGCAGCTCAGTGCCACCTCGGGTCCAAGAACCTCCAGTCTCACATGGAGCCTTACCTCTGGAAGACTCGCCCCGACGGTGTCAATGTCATCAACATTGGCAAGACCTGGTATGTTTATCAGGCATTCTAATGCGCGCATGTTATCTAGAATCATTGCCTAACGCCGCGCGAACTTATAGGGAGAAGATCCTCCTCGCTGCCCGTATCATCGCCGCCATCGACAACCCGGCCGACATCTGTGTCATCTCCGCTCGTCCCTACGGCCAGCGTGCTGTCCTGAAGTTCGCCTCCCACACCGGTGCTACCGCCATTGCTGGTCGTTTCACCCCCGGTAACTTCACCAACTACATCACCCGCTCTTTCAAGGAGCCCCGCCTGATCATCGTCACCGACCCTCGCACCGACGCCCAGGCCATCAAGGAGGCCAGCTACGTCAACATCCCCGTCATTGCCCTTTGCGACACTGACTCCCCCACCGACTTCGTCGACGTTGccatccccaccaacaacaagggTCGCCACGCCATCGGTCTCGTCTGGTGGCTCCTTGCCCGTGAGGTCCTCCGCCTCCGTGGTACTCTCGCTTCCCGTGAGGTTGACTGGGACGTCGTTGTCGACCTGTACTTCTACCGTGACcccgaggctgaggagaACAAGGAGGTCGTCGAGGAGAAGGTTGCCAGCGCTGAGGAGGTCGGTGCTGGTGCCATCGAGTCCGGCTTCGCTGGTGACAACTGGGATGTtgccggtgccggtgccggtgTTCCTGGCACTGCTTTCGCTGCTGCtagcgctgctgctggtgctgccagCTGGGAGGCTGAGGGTGGCGACTGGGCTGCCAGCTCTGCCGCTCCTGCTGGTGAGAGCTGGGCTGAGGCCCAGCCCACCGAGGCTAAGTGGTAAACATCTGGACTTCGCAACGAGGATTGACGAAACAATGGCGATTGGTTGAGGGTGACGAGGACCCCTTAATCATCAAGGAACGTCTTTCCGGCGGTTCCTTGCAATGAAAGAACAAAAAATCCCTTGTCGTGTCTATCCTAGTCTCAGTTCAGGTATTTTccaaagaaagacaaagaagaaaaaagaggaaaagaatcaACGGGAGCTTCACTACTTCAAAACATCATCttcctacttcttctttcgtgGTATGCTACAGCGAAGTCTCCTTCTGCAGTCCGTTTTCACGTTCCGCTTATGGTGCATCGGGGAGGAATTGCATTGTCAATGATTGACTGGCGCTTATGAGGGAAAGATATCCAGTTGTTCTCTTGCCTCAGTGAGCTTCTGGGGGAAAGCCCTGTGCTGTCAATTTCACAAGGTGGACTTAATCGTTACCTTGGTTTCTCCCTGTATGTTTATCATAGCCGTAATCGAAAAGTGATGCTAGCTACCATTGTTCTCCATGTATAAGTGTGGTCTCTAGTAGTCAACAGTAGACGTAGGTCAGAAAGCATGCGTAGAAGCCCATGCTGATACCTGTGGTGCCAATCTCGTCACGTATCACCCGGGAAGTTAGGAACGGTTAGGCATTAAGTACCGTTATTCTAAGCCAACAAATTTGTGTAAACATACCACATATCTAAACATGATGGATCCACAAAATCAACAAGGGTATCAAGTATACTAAAGAATAACACAAGCGCCAGCAGTTTGGCCTCCAGCCGCCGTAGTCGTCATTCCAGCAAGCCGCGCAATATCTTCAAACGTCTCTCGTAAGAGTTCCCCAGTGACAGCAGAGCACTCCGCATACCGATCACATCGAAGTTCCTGCGCAATCCGATACGACTATATATGATATCAGTTAGCACCGATCCTGCGTACAGCACAGATAGAC
It contains:
- a CDS encoding mitochondrial 37S ribosomal protein uS15m (BUSCO:EOG092643JW;~COG:J;~EggNog:ENOG410PID3;~InterPro:IPR009068,IPR005290,IPR000589;~PFAM:PF00312;~go_component: GO:0005840 - ribosome [Evidence IEA];~go_function: GO:0003735 - structural constituent of ribosome [Evidence IEA];~go_process: GO:0006412 - translation [Evidence IEA]), with protein sequence MPPLILLQPSLRALTGKYCLAASPFRSRRVTDRVVAIPGPSSVQLPFAALSLNPAKTSVRAGSTESRERRRHDPFLMAQSRQRKAANISRQKALAQEREGSVGDPVQSEPTPFIQELRKTQATLQDTDLNYFVTPDGLNEALEYSKNLTSPIRNPDRDTADPQLEKEAAEKHLQEHRNAQEAIRRIVSVANGNTKDHMRLHIQKCIETFGRHKTDSELPPKPSGVSHDSATVHLEKTPRVGPDTGSPEVQVAILTAKIMNLSRHLQTTKKDRHNKRNLRLLVHKRQKLLRYLRRKERGGPRWQNLMEKLGLSEAAWKGEISM
- the rps0 gene encoding 40S ribosomal protein uS2 (COG:J;~EggNog:ENOG410PGPW;~InterPro:IPR001865,IPR032281,IPR023591,IPR005707, IPR018130,IPR027498;~PFAM:PF16122;~go_component: GO:0005840 - ribosome [Evidence IEA];~go_component: GO:0015935 - small ribosomal subunit [Evidence IEA];~go_function: GO:0003735 - structural constituent of ribosome [Evidence IEA];~go_process: GO:0006412 - translation [Evidence IEA]) encodes the protein MAPSQLPPIFNPTSQDIEMLLAAQCHLGSKNLQSHMEPYLWKTRPDGVNVINIGKTWEKILLAARIIAAIDNPADICVISARPYGQRAVLKFASHTGATAIAGRFTPGNFTNYITRSFKEPRLIIVTDPRTDAQAIKEASYVNIPVIALCDTDSPTDFVDVAIPTNNKGRHAIGLVWWLLAREVLRLRGTLASREVDWDVVVDLYFYRDPEAEENKEVVEEKVASAEEVGAGAIESGFAGDNWDVAGAGAGVPGTAFAAASAAAGAASWEAEGGDWAASSAAPAGESWAEAQPTEAKW